The stretch of DNA TCCGGACGGCTGGGCCGCACTCGAGGACGAAAGGCGCGCGGAGGGCCTTCCGCCCGTTCCCGGGCGGTTCAACAGGCGCACAGCCGCGGCCCTTGCCGCCCCCCACTCGAAGGCGACCCTCACGGGGCGGAGGCTTGCCGCCCTCGGGAAGATCGACGCCCTGCACGACGGCTCGGTGAGGATCCGCCCGCCAATGGGCCTCATCGCGCGGACGCCCCAGGGCACCGTGGACCTCTCGGCGGTCGCGGCGGTGCTGGGCGAGGTTGCGATCCCGGAGCGCGCTCTGGCCGGCGGTCTCGAGCTCGAGGGTCCCATCCGCGCCGTGCTCCTCGTGGAGAACCTGGGCGCCTTCTGCGACCTTTCGGCCGTCGACGGCTGGATCCTTCCCACGTCCCCGGCTGGGACACGACCGCAGCGCGACTGCTTCTCGACCGCCTGACGCCCGTCTCGGTGGTGCACTTCGGCGACCTCGATCCCAACGGGGTCCGCATCTTCTAGCACCTGCGCGGGCTCCATGCCGGGCTTCGCTGGTTCGTCCCGTGGTTCTGGGAGGAGTATGTCGAGACCAAAGCCCTCCCCTGCCCATGGCCGGATGACATCGACCTTGGGGACGCCCCTGGGCTCGTGCGTCAGCTCGCGGAACAGGGGCTCTGGCTCGAACAGGAGCCCATCGCCGTAGATCCCCGGACACCGGCCGCGCTCGAGGAGATGTTGTGAGTGCTCCATGTAAGTGAGACACCTACCCCTTTCCGCCCCTTGGGGGGTATCTATACACCCTCGGTCTGTCGCGTTTCAGGACGCTCCTTTATGTCCCTGGCGAGCTGTCCGATCTGGAGGCCGAGGCTCACGCACTCCTTGCCGAGCATGCAGGCATCCGCATCCTGGGATTCGAGGTAGGTGTCAAGCTTTTTTCCTTCCTTTTCAAGGTGGACAACCCAGGCCTTCTTCCCCTGATCGTAGGTCACGTCCACGTTGAGCCCACATTCGCCGATCTGGGGATAGATCTTCCGGATTTTCTCGCAAAGCTCCTGCTTGTCGTACATGGCGTCCTCCTTCTTTCCAAAAATTTCGGCGGATTTCACCGCATGATTCAAAGATATGAATTCCGGACATGTTGTCAAACATGATGAGACCCAGTCGGAGTGGGAGGGGGACCCCTTGACTTAATTGTAACAACTGCGGAGTACGCAATGACTATCGAACAAAACCTCCCGTGGCTGCTCTCGCATACCAGATGCCGCCCTCTCCCAGCAACCTCAGGGTGAAGGCATGGCGCAGGCTCCAGGCCCTTGGAGCCGTACCCTTAAAGAATTCGGTCTATGTCCTTCCCAATTCCGGCGGGTCCGTCGAGGACTTCCACTGGCTTCTGAAGGAGATTGTGGATGGCGGGGGAGAGGGGTTCATGTGCGAGGCGAGGTTTCTGGCCGGGCTTGATGACGAAAAGGTCGTGGAGATCTTCAACGCCGCAAGGGATGCGGACTACGGGCGGATAGCCGAAGAGGCCATGGCTGCGGTCGTAGGGTTTTTCCCTGGTTTCCGAAGGTGCGGAGGAGGGGCGCATGGATGGATCTCCCCTTTTGAACCGGCTCAGGAAAAGATTAACGACCGTTACCGGAATCGATTTCTTCAACTCCCCCCCCGGCAGAAAATCCGCAGATGCGGCGCTCGATCAGCTCGACAAGGTCGTAAATCCGTGGAAGACCTCCGCCCTTCCGAAGGCCACAAGCCCTGGCATCGGGGTTTTCGCAGGCAGGACCTGGGTGACCTGAAGGGCGTCTATGACGAAAGGATGGCTTGCGCCTGGCTCGTAAGGCGGTTCGTTGACGCGGAGGCCGCATTCCGTTTCGTGGATGCCGGGACCTTTGCAAAGGGGGAAGGGGAGGTCCTTTTCGATGTTTTCGAGGGCGATTTAGCCCACGAGGGTGATATGTGCACCTTAGAGGTCATGCTTGGAAGGCTGGGCATGGACGACCCGGGACTTGTGCCCATCGCCGAGATAATCTACGACATCGACCTCAAGGATTCCAGGTTCGGCCGGGAGGAAACGGCGGGAGTGACTGCCGTGATCGACGGTATCGTCCTTTCCGCCTCGGACGACCTTGCGTGGATCGATCAGGCATCCCAGATGTTCGACAGGCTTTACGCCTTTTTCAAGGCGCAAAATAAACTCGTATAAAGGAGGAAACACGCCGTGCCGCCAGTGGAAAAGCACATGCAGACAAGTATCGAGAGGACAGGCAGGGACTACGCCGACCTTCACCGCTGGATCGACGACCCGGAGAAGAAAACGAACGTCACGATTTCACGAGGATCTGGGAGTTCGGCCGCAGACGATTACAGGGCGGTCACGGACTGGCTCGTGGCCATGCTGGCACCTGGCCGGACGCCATGAACGGGACCAGGGCCCTCTATTTTTTCGAAAGGGCTGCGATTATGAGCGGCTCGATCTCGTTTTCTGTCACCATTCCCTTGAATTCTTTGATGATCCGTCCATCACGCCCTATGAGGAAGGATGTGGGAAGGGCAAAAATATCCCCGTAGTCCTTGAGGACTGCCGGGGTGGCACGGAGGACAGGGAAGTTGATCTTAAGGGCCTTGACGAAAAAGGGCATGACCTTTTCCCAGTCCTGGTCCACTGAGATCCCGAGCACGACGAACCCTTTGTCCCGGTAGCGTTCTTGGAGCCTCACGAAGTCAGGAAGTTCTACTCGGCACGGCGGGCAGTAGGTAGCAAAGAAATTGATAAAGACCACCTGGCCGGAAAAATCCGTGAGCCTGACGGGCTTGTCTTCCAGGTTGAGAAGGGTGAAGTTAGGGGCCTTCGGGGCCTCGGCCCCGGATGAGCAGGCCGTGAGCACGACGGCTGATGCAAGGAAAAGGGATGTGATGATTGATCTAAGGATGTTTCTTTGCATAAGAGGGGTCCTATTCTTCAGAGTGTGATTCGATGCGGTCGATGAGTCGGGCAAGGAGTCGGGCCTCTTCCGTAAGGATGCGGCGGCCCTTGTCCCGCGAGGCAGCAGCCGGATTTCCCCAGACGCCGCCGGGCCAGTAACGCCTTTTGTCCCGGACGAGTATCGGTCTGGGAAAGGACGGGTATTCCTCCGGGCTTGTCCCGCGGATGAGGTCTGGTTCGATCTCGAGCATGAGGGATGTCTCTACTTCCCCGGCGTGGGAGTCCTCAGGCGTCTCGACGAGTCCGGTCGAAAGATCGGCCAGGAGTTCGAGTATGGAAAGGACTGCCACACGGCTTTCGGGAAGGCGTTCGAGGACTTCCTCCCCTGCATCCGTGAGGGCTGCCATGTGGGTC from Deltaproteobacteria bacterium encodes:
- a CDS encoding creatininase family protein; protein product: MLIERITMEEFLTGLEKTRSVIVPFGSVEEHGGHLPLGTDTLHVHALARETSLIRPVFVAPPVWYGLCRSTARHPGTITISGLTVRTLAVEIVSSLYGHGLRNFILISGHAGGTHMAALTDAGEEVLERLPESRVAVLSILELLADLSTGLVETPEDSHAGEVETSLMLEIEPDLIRGTSPEEYPSFPRPILVRDKRRYWPGGVWGNPAAASRDKGRRILTEEARLLARLIDRIESHSEE
- a CDS encoding chromate resistance protein yields the protein MAALAYQMPPSPSNLRVKAWRRLQALGAVPLKNSVYVLPNSGGSVEDFHWLLKEIVDGGGEGFMCEARFLAGLDDEKVVEIFNAARDADYGRIAEEAMAAVVGFFPGFRRCGGGAHGWISPFEPAQEKINDRYRNRFLQLPPRQKIRRCGARSARQGRKSVEDLRPSEGHKPWHRGFRRQDLGDLKGVYDERMACAWLVRRFVDAEAAFRFVDAGTFAKGEGEVLFDVFEGDLAHEGDMCTLEVMLGRLGMDDPGLVPIAEIIYDIDLKDSRFGREETAGVTAVIDGIVLSASDDLAWIDQASQMFDRLYAFFKAQNKLV
- a CDS encoding TlpA family protein disulfide reductase, translated to MQRNILRSIITSLFLASAVVLTACSSGAEAPKAPNFTLLNLEDKPVRLTDFSGQVVFINFFATYCPPCRVELPDFVRLQERYRDKGFVVLGISVDQDWEKVMPFFVKALKINFPVLRATPAVLKDYGDIFALPTSFLIGRDGRIIKEFKGMVTENEIEPLIIAALSKK